The following are encoded in a window of Vespula pensylvanica isolate Volc-1 chromosome 2, ASM1446617v1, whole genome shotgun sequence genomic DNA:
- the LOC122637726 gene encoding T-related protein, producing the protein MQSGNTSLGVSPVHSSCREKERQRGQERQDTENEHELEQEEDGGQARTMSKETNKKSNDDRDSLSRQNICVTSMSSNQNLPLSLSLEDRELWTRFQCITNEMIVTKNGRRMFPVVKVLAQGLEPAAMYTLLLEFVQVDPHRWKYVNGEWVPGGKAEIAPPNPIYVHPESPNFGAHWMKEAISFAKVKLTNKANGNGQIMLNSLHKYEPRVHLVRVGAEEQRTVLTYRFPETQFIAVTAYQNEEVTSLKIKYNPFAKAFLDAKERPTDTQTYPQYSSAWFIPQPTMGCEYSTTSGIMAPQNQAQNVVNNHLTHSYTVSTGGRRNTCRVTPYSLRHKYAQDEEHLDPYGTVPLLHSTTYVTPSSWSPRSPESLQSLNPACIPPPPPQEWAASPSPSPTSSSHTTLARTVVGTMTPTSVTGCTLYVPASLPCNSMSQDHPHNSDSSAWIHSMALSDQQQHHQQQQQQQQQSYLNLNLHLHHQMPPYTTVSHGGLHHVLHPTDNETIPSANPAEYSVHEYHHAPVSPVQSTTPDQHLHKQQHHNMQMLHLQPLPQTETTSPNAGEYDDPSKEHQHVTAVCPNQTVETLNNVQSDDERRCLAVVIDRHNHHRQNNQLANTDQQTNAWTPLTPPPAPQTTAI; encoded by the exons atgcAATCAGGCAATACGAGTCTCGGTGTATCTCCTGTACATTCTTCCTGTCGAGAAAAGGAACGACAGAGAGGACAGGAGCGACAAGATACCGAAAACGAACATGAGTTAGAGCAAGAAGAGGATGGTGGACAAGCTAGAACAATGTCTAAAGAAACCAATAAGAAATCAAACGATGATCGAGATTCTTTGTCCAGGCAAAATATCTGCGTTACGTCGATGTCCTCCAATCAGAACttacccctctctctttcgttagaGGACAGAGAATTATGGACTAGATTTCAGTGTATCACTAACGAGATGATCGTCACCAAGAATGGAAG acGAATGTTTCCGGTGGTTAAAGTATTAGCACAAGGCTTGGAACCGGCAGCCATGTATACTCTTTTGCTCGAATTCGTACAAGTAGATCCTCATAG atGGAAATACGTAAACGGTGAATGGGTTCCCGGTGGAAAGGCAGAAATAGCACCTCCAAATCCGATTTACGTTCATCCAGAGAGTCCAAATTTTGGTGCACACTGGATGAAAGAAGCAATATCATTCGCCAAGGTGAAACTCACCAACAAGGCTAACGGGAACGGACAAATCATGTTAAATTCGCTACACAAATACGAGCCGCGTGTGCATCTGGTTCGAGTTGGAGCCGAGGAACAGAGAACT GTTCTCACCTATCGTTTCCCCGAGACACAGTTCATAGCGGTGACAGCGTATCAGAACGAGGAAGTGACGAGCttgaagataaaatataatccatTTGCTAAAGCTTTTTTGGATGCAAAAGAAAGACCAACCGACACTCAAACGTATCCTCAAT ACTCAAGCGCTTGGTTCATACCACAGCCAACGATGGGATGCGAGTATAGTACAACGTCCGGAATAATGGCGCCTCAAAATCAAGCACAAAACGTAGTTAACAATCATCTTACTCATTCTTACACGGTTTCTACTGGTGGACGTAGAAATACTTGTAGAGTAACACCATATTCTTTGAGACACAAATATGCTCAAGATG AGGAACATTTAGATCCATATGGGACCGTACCACTCCTACATTCAACGACCTACGTGACACCATCCAGTTGGTCACCACGAAGTCCGGAATCGTTACAAAGTTTGAATCCTGCGTGCataccacctccacctccacaaGAATGGGCAGCTTCACCTTCGCCATCACCAACATCCTCCTCGCATACTACGCTAGCTAGAACAGTCGTTGGAACGATGACACCTACCAGTGTGACCGGATGTACACTCTACGTCCCGGCAAGTTTACCTTGCAATTCAATGTCACAAGATCATCCCCATAATTCAGACTCCTCCGCTTGGATACATTCCATGGCTCTATCCgatcaacaacaacatcatcaacaacagcaacagcaacaacaacaatcctatttaaatttaaatttacatcTCCATCATCAGATGCCACCTTATACCACGGTATCTCACGGTGGACTACATCACGTTCTACATCCAACCGATAACGAGACAATTCCTTCAGCAAATCCAGCGGAATATTCGGTTCATGAGTATCATCATGCACCTGTATCTCCGGTACAATCGACAACACCTGATCAACATTTACACAAACAGCAGCATCACAATATGCAAATGTTACATCTTCAACCTCTTCCACAAACCGAAACTACGTCACCAAATGCTGGAGAATATGATGATCCTTCTAAGGAACATCAACACGTAACTGCTGTTTGTCCTAATCAAACTGTCGAAACTCTAAATAACGTACAATCTGATGACGAACGCAGATGCCTAGCTGTGGTAATAGATCGTCACAATCATCATCGACAAAACAATCAACTGGCTAATACCGATCAACAGACTAACGCTTGGACGCCTTTAACACCACCACCTGCTCCTCAAACAACGGCAATTTGA